One Brassica oleracea var. oleracea cultivar TO1000 chromosome C7, BOL, whole genome shotgun sequence genomic window carries:
- the LOC106301281 gene encoding zinc finger CCCH domain-containing protein 20: MMIGETHRAYPTVQIPPWPLNDDLTAVDIYGSPDGGNSMLEALAALQRYLPSNEPDLDTDPELSGPDSAIDTYSCDHFRMYEFKVRRCTRGRSHDWTECPYAHPGEKARRRDPRKYHYSGTACPEFRKGGCKKGDACEFSHGVFECWLHPARYRTQPCKDGGNCRRRVCFFAHSPDQIRVLPNQSPDRVDSFDGVSPIRRAFQFSISPTSGSPPVSPRDDSESSSLFNRSLGSGSVNDIVACMRHLQLNKVKSLPSSYNNQVGCYGSGFGSPRGSLLGPGFRSLPNTPSRPEIGYMDIWDNGLEEEPAMERVESGRELRAKMFEKLSKENCMDRVDPDPYQGSGEAPDVGWVSELVM, encoded by the coding sequence ATGATGATCGGAGAAACTCATCGTGCTTATCCAACGGTTCAGATTCCTCCATGGCCACTTAACGACGATCTAACGGCGGTTGATATTTACGGAAGTCCTGACGGCGGAAATAGCATGCTCGAGGCTTTGGCTGCGTTACAGCGTTATCTTCCGTCGAATGAGCCGGATCTGGATACTGACCCGGAACTGTCCGGTCCAGATTCGGCAATCGATACGTACTCATGTGATCATTTCCGGATGTACGAGTTTAAAGTCCGGCGATGCACTCGTGGCCGGAGCCACGACTGGACGGAGTGCCCTTACGCTCATCCCGGAGAGAAAGCTCGCCGTCGAGATCCGAGGAAGTATCATTACTCCGGTACGGCGTGTCCTGAGTTTCGCAAAGGCGGTTGCAAAAAAGGAGACGCGTGTGAGTTCTCTCACGGCGTTTTCGAGTGCTGGCTTCATCCGGCGCGTTATCGGACTCAGCCGTGTAAAGACGGTGGTAACTGTCGCCGTCGTGTTTGTTTCTTCGCTCATTCGCCGGATCAGATCAGGGTTTTGCCGAACCAAAGCCCCGATCGAGTTGATTCTTTCGACGGTGTGTCTCCGATTCGTAGGGCGTTTCAGTTTTCGATTTCTCCGACCTCCGGTTCGCCGCCGGTGAGTCCACGAGACGACTCAGAGTCTTCTTCTTTATTTAATCGTTCTCTCGGGTCGGGTTCGGTAAACGACATCGTCGCGTGTATGAGGCATTTGCAGCTTAATAAAGTGAAGTCTCTTCCTTCCTCTTACAACAATCAAGTCGGATGCTACGGATCCGGGTTCGGATCGCCACGTGGATCACTCTTGGGTCCCGGGTTTCGGAGCCTACCAAATACCCCGTCCCGACCGGAGATTGGTTATATGGACATTTGGGATAATGGTTTGGAGGAAGAACCGGCGATGGAACGGGTCGAGTCGGGTCGTGAACTGCGAGCGAAGATGTTCGAGAAGCTCAGCAAGGAAAACTGCATGGATCGGGTTGACCCGGATCCGTATCAGGGTTCAGGTGAAGCTCCTGATGTCGGGTGGGTCTCTGAACTGGTGATGTGA